A window of the Pseudomonadota bacterium genome harbors these coding sequences:
- a CDS encoding RidA family protein, protein MTVHERFRKFETNQWYRGTQKLNSQLCMLVKTGNVLHMRGQTGHDFDGEFHGLGDPAAQTEQAMANVKVLLADGGARLTDICKIKVWVTDRAHLEPVMQVLGKHLKGIHVATSEVIVTGLARAYMDMEIDVYAVIEDDR, encoded by the coding sequence ATGACCGTCCACGAACGATTTCGCAAATTCGAGACGAACCAGTGGTATCGCGGCACGCAGAAGCTGAACTCGCAGCTGTGCATGCTGGTCAAGACCGGCAACGTACTGCACATGCGCGGCCAGACCGGCCATGACTTCGACGGCGAGTTTCACGGCCTGGGCGATCCCGCCGCGCAGACCGAACAGGCCATGGCGAACGTCAAAGTTCTGCTGGCGGACGGCGGCGCCAGGCTGACCGACATCTGCAAGATCAAGGTCTGGGTTACCGACCGTGCGCACCTGGAACCGGTCATGCAGGTCCTGGGTAAGCACTTGAAGGGCATTCATGTCGCCACCAGCGAAGTCATCGTGACCGGCCTGGCACGCGCCTACATGGATATGGAAATCGACGTCTACGCGGTAATCGAAGACGATCGCTGA